The genomic interval TCGGGCGTTTATACCCGGAGAAGTCATTTGAGCTTTCCACTGAATTGACGGAAGAGACCCACTGGCCCTTAGAACAGCACGACCTCAATGAAATACTCGGAAATCTTTTGGATAACGCCGGTAAATGGTCGGCCCATTGTGTTGAGCTAAGGCTTATGGCCAATCGAAAGAAATTGACGATCACCATTAGCGACGATGGACCTGGAGTCGCCGAGGAGGCGATAAGTCAGCTAGGCAAACGCGGATTAAGACTGGACGAACAGATATCGGGGCATGGCCTTGGGTTGGCAATCGTAAACGATATTGTCAGCCGTTACGGCGGAAACCTGATTATTAAACGAAACAAGAACGGCGGCCTCTCTGCAACAGTCGAACTCGTTGCTCCCTCCGTATAGATTCTCTGGCTTGAACGTCCAAGCCGTCAAATCGCGATGATTTCCGGGAAGCTCTCAGCGCCCACCCACTTATTGACCCGGCACCAACCCAACCAGCCTTGATTAGCAGATCAAAAATCGATTACCCTTATTTGCAAATGTTTCTCATTTAGATTTGCATTAAGAGGAGTTGGTTTTGCTTGCAATCAATCAGGCACGCGAGGCAGTCGCCGAAGGCCGTTCCGTTTACGGCCTTCTCAACGCTGTCCCCAGCCCATGGATGGTCGAAATGATCGGTTATTCCGGCTACGACTTTGTCATCCTGGACACGGAACATATGTCCACCAACCCCGAGTCTCTTGAGCACATGATTCGCGCTGCGGAGTGCGCCTCCGTTACCCCTCTGGTACGAGTACCGGGTGCCGATTACGCATCGATTACGCGGGCCCTGGACAGCGGTGCCCAAGGCATTGTTGTTCCCCGGGTTCGCACGGCTCAAGAAGCTCACGACGTAGTCCAGATGGCCCGCTACGCGCCGATGGGACGGCGCGGTATCACGGGCGGACGAACCACCGGTTTCGGCACGCTGCCACTGAAAGACTACCTGCAGCGGGCCAACCGGGAAATCCTGGTGGTGCTGA from Marinobacter sp. LA51 carries:
- a CDS encoding HpcH/HpaI aldolase family protein, which translates into the protein MLAINQAREAVAEGRSVYGLLNAVPSPWMVEMIGYSGYDFVILDTEHMSTNPESLEHMIRAAECASVTPLVRVPGADYASITRALDSGAQGIVVPRVRTAQEAHDVVQMARYAPMGRRGITGGRTTGFGTLPLKDYLQRANREILVVLMIEDQEGLENRDAIMSVPGVDWVLPGAVDLSQSLGCPGEPLHPKVTEAIDAIARSCRGLQVEFCALPRTSAQLNEWHEWGTRVFLLGEDRSLLFRHLKSHLASSRSGSARLSR